From Apium graveolens cultivar Ventura chromosome 9, ASM990537v1, whole genome shotgun sequence, the proteins below share one genomic window:
- the LOC141682449 gene encoding protein NRT1/ PTR FAMILY 1.2-like yields the protein MVISSYEENGFKPEAQKKKKGGFITMPFIIANEAFEKVASYGLLSNMILYLIKDYRMGLAQGQNILFLWNAATNFLPVVGALVADSYLGRYLTITIGSIFSFLGISILWLTAMIPQAKPGPCDPRTQTCESTSSLQYLILISSFILMSIGAGGVRPCSLAFGADQIDNKDNPMNKRMLERFFGWYYAAAAVAVVLAFTGIVYIQDHLGWKVGFGIPALLMFLSAALFLIASSFYIKAKVKRNLFSSFVQVIVVVYKHRRMTLPSPDSSITWYTLKDSERHIPTDKLRFMNKACIVKNPEDIGLDGVALNPWNLCTVDQVEELKTLIRVLPLWSTAIMMSVNMSQGSFGLLQARSMDRRLIGSFEIPAGSFSMFTIGTIVIWVLLYDRVLLPLASKIRGKQVQIGVKERMGMGLFCSLLAMVVSAIVEHVRRTKAIEQGFRDNPSGVLDMSAYWLVPQHILSGLAEALNSIAQTEFYYSEFPKSMSSIASAMFGLGMAFANLLASAILSTVDNVTSKGGKESWTSSNINKGHFESYYWLLAIMSAANLFYYLVCSRAYGPCVEQRNGFRVEDKKDSTPSEEELLPVK from the exons ATGGTGATATCTTCATATGAGGAAAATGGGTTCAAGCCAGAAGCACAAAAGAAGAAAAAAGGTGGCTTCATTACTATGCCTTTCATCATAG CTAATGAAGCATTTGAGAAAGTTGCAAGCTATGGGCTTCTGTCAAACATGATATTGTATCTGATTAAAGATTATAGGATGGGGTTAGCACAAGGACAGAACATACTCTTTCTTTGGAATGCTGCTACTAATTTCTTGCCTGTTGTTGGAGCTCTTGTTGCTGATTCTTATCTCGGCCGATACCTTACCATTACTATAGGTTCTATCTTCAGTTTCCTG GGGATATCTATTCTATGGTTGACAGCTATGATTCCACAAGCCAAGCCTGGTCCCTGCGATCCCCGAACCCAGACCTGCGAATCTACTTCATCACTCCAATACTTGATTTTGATTTCTTCATTCATTCTCATGTCAATTGGAGCAGGCGGTGTTAGGCCTTGTTCACTAGCATTCGGGGCTGATCAAATAGATAACAAGGACAATCCTATGAATAAGAGGATGTTAGAACGGTTCTTCGGATGGTATTATGCAGCTGCAGCTGTTGCAGTTGTGCTTGCTTTCACTGGCATTGTCTACATTCAAGATCATTTAGGGTGGAAAGTAGGATTTGGAATTCCAGCCCTGCTCATGTTCCTTTCCGCTGCTCTTTTCTTGATTGCATCTTCTTTTTATATCAAAGCAAAGGTCAAGAGAAATTTGTTTAGTAGCTTTGTGCAAGTTATTGTAGTTGTGTACAAGCATCGAAGGATGACACTTCCCTCTCCAGATTCCAGTATTACGTGGTATACTCTCAAAGATTCGGAACGTCATATACCCACTGATAAACTAAG GTTCATGAATAAAGCTTGCATCGTTAAAAATCCAGAAGACATAGGCCTAGATGGAGTAGCTTTAAACCCGTGGAACCTTTGCACCGTGGATCAAGTTGAAGAGCTGAAAACACTAATTAGAGTACTGCCCTTGTGGTCTACAGCAATCATGATGTCAGTCAACATGAGCCAAGGTTCATTTGGATTGCTTCAAGCCAGGTCCATGGATAGGCGGCTCATTGGAAGCTTTGAAATTCCAGCTGGATCGTTTAGTATGTTTACAATTGGTACTATAGTCATTTGGGTTCTACTGTATGATCGCGTATTGTTACCTCTGGCATCAAAGATTAGAGGAAAGCAAGTACAAATTGGTGTAAAAGAAAGAATGGGAATGGGGTTATTTTGTTCACTCCTGGCAATGGTTGTCTCAGCCATTGTGGAACATGTCAGACGAACCAAAGCAATAGAACAAGgttttagagataatccaagtGGTGTGCTGGACATGTCTGCATATTGGCTAGTACCACAACATATTCTAAGTGGATTAGCCGAGGCTTTGAACTCAATAGCGCAAACAGAATTTTACTATTCTGAATTCCCAAAGAGCATGTCTAGCATTGCATCGGCCATGTTCGGGCTTGGAATGGCATTTGCAAACTTATTGGCTAGTGCTATATTGAGTACAGTAGACAATGTTACAAGTAAAGGAGGAAAAGAAAGCTGGACTTCGAGTAACATCAACAAAGGACATTTTGAGAGTTACTACTGGCTTCTTGCGATCATGAGTGCAGCAAATCTGTTTTACTATCTTGTTTGCAGTCGGGCTTATGGTCCTTGTGTTGAACAAAGGAATGGCTTTAGAGTTGAAGATAAGAAAGATTCTACTCCTTCCGAAGAAGAGTTGTTACCAGTGAAGTAA